The following coding sequences are from one Bacteroidota bacterium window:
- the atpC gene encoding ATP synthase F1 subunit epsilon: MILEILTPDKALFSGEVESVMLPGSLGVFEILNNHAPIVSRLKAGTVKITSKEGIQNFEIKGGIVEMLDNKIVVLA, translated from the coding sequence ATGATATTAGAAATATTAACTCCCGATAAAGCCCTCTTCAGTGGTGAAGTGGAAAGTGTGATGTTGCCTGGTAGTTTGGGTGTATTTGAAATACTGAATAACCACGCACCCATAGTTTCTCGTTTGAAAGCAGGAACTGTGAAAATAACAAGTAAAGAAGGCATTCAGAATTTTGAAATAAAAGGAGGTATTGTTGAAATGTTGGACAATAAGATTGTGGTATTAGCTTAA
- the atpD gene encoding F0F1 ATP synthase subunit beta produces the protein MANIGKVAQVIGPVVDVSFAHVDAKLPRILDALYVIKGDGTKVILETQQHLGENLVRTIAMEATDGLVRGMEVTDTGKAITMPAGDNVRGRLMNVVGEAIDGLAQPDVPEYRSIHRDAPKFDQLTTKSEPLYTGIKVIDLLEPYVKGGKIGLFGGAGVGKTVLIMELINNIAKAYEGMSVFAGVGERTREGNDLLREMIESGVIKYGKSFIESMEKGDWDLSKVDLHELAQSQATLVFGQMNEPPGARARVALSGLSVAEYFRDGDEKSGGRDILFFVDNIFRFTQAGSEVSALLGRMPSAVGYQPTLASEMGAMQERITSTKRGSITSVQAVYVPADDLTDPAPATTFAHLDATTVLSRKIAELGIYPAVDPLDSTSRILSPAIVGDAHYDCAQRVKMILQRYKELQDIIAILGMDELSEDDKMVVHRARRVQRFLSQPFFVASQFTGLDGVLVSIEDTIKGFNMIMDGAVDEYPEAAFNLVGTIEDAIEKGKKLMEEAK, from the coding sequence ATGGCAAATATTGGAAAAGTAGCACAGGTAATTGGTCCTGTAGTCGATGTAAGCTTTGCTCACGTAGACGCTAAACTCCCTCGTATCTTGGATGCATTGTATGTAATAAAAGGCGATGGCACCAAAGTTATTTTGGAAACTCAGCAACATTTGGGCGAAAACCTAGTTCGCACCATCGCCATGGAAGCCACCGACGGATTGGTGCGTGGAATGGAAGTGACCGATACAGGCAAAGCGATCACCATGCCTGCTGGCGACAATGTGCGTGGTCGTTTGATGAATGTGGTAGGAGAGGCGATTGATGGACTGGCACAACCCGATGTTCCTGAATATCGCTCCATCCATAGAGATGCTCCAAAGTTCGATCAGTTAACTACTAAGTCGGAGCCATTATATACAGGTATTAAAGTAATCGACCTTTTGGAGCCTTATGTAAAAGGAGGTAAAATTGGTTTGTTCGGCGGTGCAGGTGTGGGTAAAACCGTACTCATCATGGAATTGATTAATAATATAGCAAAAGCTTATGAAGGTATGTCAGTATTTGCAGGTGTGGGTGAGCGTACCCGTGAAGGCAATGACTTGTTGCGTGAGATGATTGAATCGGGCGTTATTAAGTATGGCAAATCTTTTATAGAAAGTATGGAAAAAGGTGACTGGGATTTGAGCAAAGTTGATTTGCACGAACTAGCCCAATCGCAAGCTACCCTTGTATTTGGACAAATGAACGAACCTCCGGGAGCTCGGGCACGTGTGGCATTGAGCGGACTTTCTGTTGCTGAATATTTCCGTGATGGCGATGAGAAATCTGGCGGTCGCGATATTCTTTTCTTCGTCGATAATATTTTCCGTTTCACACAAGCAGGTTCAGAAGTTTCGGCTCTATTGGGTCGTATGCCATCGGCGGTGGGTTACCAACCTACGCTTGCCAGTGAGATGGGTGCGATGCAAGAACGTATTACTTCTACCAAACGTGGTTCTATCACCTCAGTACAAGCGGTATATGTACCTGCGGATGACTTAACAGATCCTGCTCCAGCTACAACTTTTGCCCACTTAGATGCTACTACAGTATTGAGTCGTAAAATTGCCGAGCTTGGAATTTACCCAGCGGTGGATCCTTTGGATTCTACTTCACGTATCCTTTCTCCTGCTATTGTGGGTGATGCACATTATGATTGTGCCCAACGTGTGAAAATGATTTTGCAGCGTTATAAAGAGTTACAAGATATTATAGCAATTCTAGGAATGGATGAGTTGAGCGAAGATGATAAAATGGTAGTGCACCGTGCCCGTCGTGTTCAACGTTTCTTATCGCAACCTTTCTTTGTGGCTTCGCAGTTTACAGGATTGGATGGGGTTTTGGTTTCTATCGAAGATACCATCAAAGGTTTCAATATGATAATGGATGGTGCCGTAGATGAATATCCTGAAGCAGCATTCAACTTGGTAGGAACTATTGAAGATGCGATTGAAAAAGGTAAAAAATTAATGGAGGAAGCGAAATAA